GTTCTgacagaaaatcaaaattaGAAAGTAAGAATCTTTTGTAAGCCTTTATGGGCTtctgagaggtttttttttgtggattttgtttgtttttaagacatttGTCTCAACTTTGTAATGCAGTAGGTAAAGAAGTCAGAGGAATTTAATCAAGAAGCTCCAGCAAGAAACACTCCATGTCAGCAGTTATAAGTTCTTTCTTCATATGAGACTGAACAAGGAGTCCTGAAATTATATCACAGGTGGCCAAACTGTACAAATCAGAGAGGACAACATCTGGATCCATAAAATTGTTATTGAGATAAGAACAAAGgtaatgtgctttatttttttgtaaaattaaaGCCTAACAgtagcagaaaactgaaattcaagCAGACTAAAATGTGAATTACTGGCTGTCTAAATCATGTACCCGTGACTCAGCTCCACAGAACTCAAATGAattaaaccaaaacatttttacacGAAAcacaaacaagccaaaaaaacaacaaaaaacccacactaTTTTATTGTGTACATTTAGAGGCTAAATTACGTTGATagagcttttccttcttcagtttcATCTTTTGCCTCAtgattttctgctgctgtttccacaCTTTTTTCCTCGGTGACCTGCAAGAAATATAACAACTTTGTTACTGATTTTCAATCATGATCTAAGTCTGGATCCTGCAAATCCTCCCCTCACACTGCCAGTCTAAAGAGGAAGGACAGCACACACAGGCAAATGCTGTCTCCAAAATTAAACaatctgaaaaagaagcatcttcaaactaatttcattaaaaaaattcatGGGTTAGGCCCTGAGCACCTTCTTGGCTAACAAATTTCAGTAGGTagacagtattttttctttcttttgtaataaaagtaaataaaataattgttctgAAGGTTCAAAAACTTCTGCTATTTAATTCTTCTGGTGGTTTCCTAGGCTTAACCATGCTTTGAAAGTCAATCTCTGGTTATATGCAAACTTAGATTTCATTGTTCCATTTATCCTAAAAAAACTGCCTAGTACAGAGCAGCTAGATTTTATGTGCATTCAATTTTTCTTCACCCATTAACATTTCCATTCTTAAAGATACATTCCTGACAATATTACTCATCTCCAATCATACAAACATCACAGCATATTATCATGCTTGGAAAGACGAATTTCACCAATGAGACTTACCAGCCTCTTTGATCTTTCCAGCAGTCTGTGCCACACAGTGTGATGAGCCTGcattaaatgttattaaatgtTACCAGAGGCAGAAATAGAATCTTACTATAGATTAGATTCTGACAAGTATATAGAATTTATGGCATAAAAACATCTCAGTCCCTCATCCACACATTACAGCTTATTATTTCAGTGTCCAATTTGCCCATATTGCTCTGATGAAAGAGGACTTATATCAGTTGTCCCTTACAAACTTTCCCAGTGGAGACAATAGCACATGCTCTAGACCATAGGCCAATGTAACAGAAGTCAAtaggagggggaagaaggacTCCTGTCTCTAGCTATATTTTTGCAGAGCCCATCCTTAAAACAGATTAGTGCTAGGATTTGCTGTTTCAAGTCCTACACTGCTATAAGACTTAGATGTGGTACCCTTCATCATGAGAGCAAATTCAAAGTTCTGTTATTTCCTGAATCTCAAATGCTGTGAGCTCACAACAATAAACAATTTGCAAAGCTATTGAAATAGCCATGCAGCAATTGCACAAGTGAAACAAAACTTTGAATACTGAAAGATAACATTAAGAGTATGCTCTTGTCAACTTTTCCAATTGATTCCACATTCACAATAGTTCCAAAGAATTTAACCTCAAACATCCACTGTCATCATCATCCTGAGCCACAGCTTTCTGCTACTCAATCTCCTCTTGTCTCTGAATTATCACCAGTATAAAATGAAGAtcagaaaatacaacaaatgccctaactttaaaaagagaagtaaaaatgtagaaaatgaagggaaaaaaagaaaaaatatagttaCCCTCAAATGGATTGGCAGGGATACACCCTGGAACCTCCTTATCAATTCAGATTGACTAGTCTGAAGATTGTGGGCTGCTGTTATCTCATACTGGAAACAGAAACTTGTCCTTGGAATGTGAGGTCCTTCACTAACATCAACAAAGTCACCAAACCTGGTGGaaaccaaagaagaaagaaaatctgttatgACAAAAAATATAATCAAGGAGAATTACAATCCTACTTGGTTTTGAATTGCAAAATCCCCTCTACAGAACACaacaaagagaatgaaagaaaatccacaAAAATCCCAAACCAAATCTAAATACATCCCCAGTTTAGTGTTTCTAAGTTTCCTGAAGCAAAACTACAGGTCACCCAGTTTCCTAAAATGAATTTAGACCTCAAGTCCAAAAGGTAGTCCTGGGTTTATCAAATTTTTGAAGCCATGCTGCCTTCAACAGCGAGTTAAATCTGTCATCAGACCAGAGAAAGGAAGGATACAATAAAAAACCTTGACAAGAGTACAGGCAGCAGTTAAgagtgatttttaaattaaaatctgtaagtaacttctttttctcacttGCAGATATTACTTGCAATATAATTacatatttcagtgaaatgtTACAGAAGAATTTAGTCTTACTCACCTATGTAATACTACAATTCCTTCCATGTTCTGAGAAGCTTTCTGTTCTATTACCTCCATTTTATAcctgaacaagaaaaaaaaaatcttaccgTTAACACTGAGTTCTTAAAAGATTTGTTCAAGGAACCACTTCTTTTTATCGTGTTTGCATTTATGAGAGCTTTAAACAAGGTTTAAAGCCTTAATTTTATATGCCAATGTGAACTGGCATGTTTTATAAagcatatatatgttttaagaAATCCACGCTCTCCCAAaaattttattcagaaagataaaatgaatCTACTACTTCACATGAAAGTTTTTCAAGATACTTAAAACCAGCAGACAGTACCAGGTCACACAGACAGGTCATACTCAACATGAGGTCCTATCAGGGGAAAGTCctttactaagagagtggtgaggtgctggcacaggctgcccagagaggttgtggatgccccgtccctggaggtgttcaaggccaggttggatggggccctgggcagcctggtctagtaccagatctggaggttagtggccctgcctgtggcacaggggttggaacctgatgatccctgaggtcccttccaacacaagccattccatgattctatgatttgcaaGACAGCAAAGCGGTCTCTCCTCATACAAGGAAGATATACAGTGTCTAATGCCATTATCAGAAGTCAGCTCCTACCAGCTCTAACTGCTTAGAAGCCAACCTATTAAAGAGATACTTGTCTGTACATCACATTAGTATAATTAAgctaaaaatactgtttattttagcAATAACTTTAGCTTTGAGCAAAATTTCAGTTCACAGAATGAcaaattatttatcattttccCTACTTCTCCCCAGCCACCGAAAAGATGAGGACCAGGTAATTTTTTCCCAAATAGCAAGCAGTCTGTCAGCTAAAAAAGGTCCATTAGACAGGCTTTCTTTTGTAGCACAGCCCAAAGTATTTTGCCCATTTTCCCCCCCGTAGAGCtcaaaaaactgcatttcatcaAATATTCATTTGAAGATACTGAGATATGAAAAATCTACATTTCATTAAACATGAAAGCCTTTCAGCAAAAGATTAAagcaacaagcaaacaagaagtCTAGTCACCAGAGTTCCAGTTCAAAAATCCTGAAGCTCAATATCaaacttagaatcacagaatcacagaattgtaggggttggaagggacctctagagatcatcgagtccaacccccctgccaaagcaggttccctacaccacgtcacacaggtaggcgtccaagcgggacttgaatatctccagagaaggagaccaGTATTCCCATGTCTCACAAAACTATGTCCAGCAAACAGGCTGCCCTCTGGAGAGAACACTAACAATGCAATGAGCAAATGGGACAAAGACAATAGAAGCACGTTCACATGCTTTCACAATAGTGAAAGATGTACCATCTTACTTGAGCTGTCACACCTTATTTTAGGTTTATAAAAGCACACAGGGATTTAAGTGAATTAAGGCAAATTCATACACTTACTTGTTATGCTGAAACATTTCACGTGCTACTTTTGCTTCAACATGCAGTGTTTCAAATGGCAGGTCTTTATCAATTAGCTTACTGGCATCCCTTGTAAGGGAATGGAAATTGTCCTAAAAAGTAATTGATACATATAAATCTGTCACCAATATTCCATGGCTGTAGTGAATAAAGCATAAGAAATGCTAAATATTAGTCAAAACAAGTAACTAGATCCTAAGTGTAAGACTGTTGCTATAGGATTGTAATCCTTACTAATTATCAGCAACTTAATGCTAGAGAACAAATCAATAGGCATTGTTCTAccagacaaaaatatatatttgttggGAGATGAACTTCTCAGGTTTTCCTAATACAATGTATTTATACGCAGTCTTGACAACATTCGAGATTTATCTGTGTACTCTGATTCCCAGAGTCACGATTCcaattattaatatatatgtaaatatctCCACTCTAGTGGAATCAAAATACTGAATAAGTTAGCATTTCATCACCGAAGGTTTGCATGCTCAGATTTGttgataaatgaataaatagcttttaagagaaactgcatttattACATCATTTACAAAGTATTTCAGACTGTTATTTTAACTAAAAGGCCATAACAAAGCACTGTACTAACACTTCTTTGTTAGCCACAAACTCATCTGCTGGTATTTTGGCAAGCAGACAGAATAGAGAAGTAAAACACTTGTGACAACACTGTCTACCAACGTTTGTAGATGATTAGGTTTACTGAAGTGCACGAAATACAAGCTGTTAAGAAGCGTTTTAGCTGAATGTGCTCACAGTTCTTTTACAACAATAAACTGATTATGCTGTACAGCAGCAGGTGAAAATACGCTTATTACAGACACTTTTACTGTCAGAGGGTTTTACTCACACAAATGCTGTAAGCGTACCATAGCACCTACACTACCAGACGAGGTTAGTTATGTAGGAGTGGAGCTGTACAGTAACAAAGACAGCACTGAGGTCCCAACAGCCACCCAAACTGCTTTTGGCATTGTATTTCAGATTGAAGCTGAAAGTTCAAAGTATCTGCAGGACAGCTCCAGATTTAAACACATCTTGAAAGAAACCCAGTTTGTGCACTGAGAGCGCACTTCAGCAAGAGCCAGTATACAACAAATGCAGAGATGTAGTTTTCGAGGCATATTCctgatgtaaaataaaatgacctATGAAAACACATAGCCTCTTCCCCACCAATGAACCACCGGACAACAATGCAAGCTACAAAACATTTTGGGCAAATTATTGCACTTACTTTTGTTGGTTTCCAGTCATTCAGTCTATTGTCCAAGATTACATCATAACAGAAAGCTCCAGAGATCACTGcagtttcaaagagaaaatattcatgtttGTAATTAAGTATGCATTTCATTGCCATACTATACTCATACAAATATAGCAAAATGagtaaggaaaacagaagagcagccaCATAACTTAGCTATTATGTAAAGGTCACTGAGTCAATACAGTTTAAAGCCCAACTACTTAACATAACCAAATACGAATTCTGGATTGCCTCAATATAACCATCATACCAAATACAAAGGCTATAACAACTCCATAACATATACAGATGCTAAGTACGTTCAGTCATTGGAAATGGAGcctctgattttcttttgtaacattATTAGAACTCATTTAAGCAGGAAAAGACAAGACAACCAACTACAAAGCATTTACACTACCTGGCACTTCTGGATTTTTAACCAGAGTCACAGAGTACTCATCTTTGAACGCCCGCTTTAACACACTTGCCATCATCATAGCACAGGAACGCCAGTAGGCCTAACAGGAGAATATCAGAACACAGCATTATTACTCAGAAAGCAACAGCCTTTGCTATGTTAATGTCAACTGTTTACATCAAAGAACACCAGCATTTCACTGTATTAGGCAAAAACCTCCATGTCAACCCAAGCATTACTTTCATTAGAAttcaaacttctgttttgtgaTGATAAGAACAGACATCAAGAgaatcaaaatttaaaaaaaaatcaggaatcTGATtgatgtttataaacatttaaaGGAAGGTGAAAGGCAAATGCATGAGGCCAGGCTTTTCTTGGTGGTGCACAGAAATGGGACCCATCTGGAaacgcctacctgtgcaacctaaTGTAGGTAAACTCCtatagcagtggggttggaccCAATGAGCTCCTGAGGTCCCTCCCAGCCTCTGCCAATTCTGTGAAAAACACAAGCTAGCcatttctctggagatattcaaatcTCAAACTGTAAAATCATACAACACAGATTGAAAGGCATATATCACCTTCATATCACCTAGCCCACACTGCGCTCTAAATAACAATAACCACTATATGCCAACCATTAAAAATATCTATAAACTTTCATGACAACAAAGTTCAAGGAACTAAAATAGGCAAACAGAATCAAACGGTTGTGATCAAGGCAATCTGTTATCAGTTAAGATGCAGACTTACTTTGTTTACTTCCTCTGGATCTTCATCTTTGAAGGTGAGGAACTGTATTTCACAAGATTTCATCAGGGGTCTATACATATCCCAGACTTCGCCATCCACAAGAGCTAGAACGGATTTCTTGCAATGCCATTCACTTAAAtctaaagaaagtaaaaaacacAGTTATTAACATCATTCCTCAGAGCTGGCAGTTCAGACCTCTGTACTTCTAACACCACACTGCAAGTTTAACTACTCTAAAGTAACTTGGAAAGATGAGCTAATAAcagaacatacaaaaaaatcaaCTCAATTTCTACTGATATATTCTGCAtcagtaaaatatatttcacacaATGAACCATAAAATCACTTTAATTGGAAAgggcctttaaaggtcacctagtcatatatacatagaatcatagaatccttagaatCTGAAAGGAcccttagagatcatctagtctaactccccTACATGTAGTCATCTAGTTTAATGTAAACCTTgagtttacattaaaatatattgtaaagTTAACACAAATATTCTGAATACACATCCCTTACCAACATCATTAAAACACCACTAACATTAACGTTTCAAGTTTGGATTGTAAATACTTCTTTTGGCAACTCATTTTCACTATCAGCGACATCAGCAAAGAGTTCAAGTCTTATGAAGAGCAgatgagggaactgggattgttgagtctggaaaagaagaggctcaggggagaccttactgctctctacaaccacctgaaaggaggtttAGGTtgcatttgaggaaaaaaatcgTCTCACAAAGTGGTGAGGTAGTGGCACAGgctgaccagggaggtggtgcagtcactgtccctggaggtgttcaagagctgtgtgaatgtggcactgagggaca
The Coturnix japonica isolate 7356 chromosome 1, Coturnix japonica 2.1, whole genome shotgun sequence DNA segment above includes these coding regions:
- the MRPL39 gene encoding 39S ribosomal protein L39, mitochondrial, which produces MRSHGAAWRQVAERRVEPGCRCRCFQRSRTGNAQGLSRSMAACWARCCLRGGREGRRFSSTRSASRLTSDEVIRMRNELFTKEKERQLSLYPRIEKIEVKYTGKSHPGSVFVMNKALSTPYNCAMHLSEWHCKKSVLALVDGEVWDMYRPLMKSCEIQFLTFKDEDPEEVNKAYWRSCAMMMASVLKRAFKDEYSVTLVKNPEVPVISGAFCYDVILDNRLNDWKPTKDNFHSLTRDASKLIDKDLPFETLHVEAKVAREMFQHNKYKMEVIEQKASQNMEGIVVLHRFGDFVDVSEGPHIPRTSFCFQYEITAAHNLQTSQSELIRRFQGVSLPIHLRAHHTVWHRLLERSKRLVTEEKSVETAAENHEAKDETEEGKALST